Sequence from the Bremerella volcania genome:
CCGTCGTGGTCAGCACGCCGGATCATACGCATGCGCCGGCCTCGATGTGGGCGATGCAGTTGGGCAAGCATGTCTACTGCGAAAAGCCAATGACGCACACGGTTCACGAAGCCCGTGAGATGACCAACTTCTCGGTCAAGAACAAGCTGGCCACGCAGTTGGGCACGCAGATTCACGCTGGCGATAACTATCGCCGCGTGGTCGAAGCGGTTCAGGCTGGTGCCATCGGTAACATGCAACACGTCGACGTCTGGGTCGGCAAAGGCTGGGGTGGCGGCACAGTCCCCACCGATAAGCCTCCGGTCCCTAATAACGTGCATTGGGATTTGTGGCTCGGCCCGGCAGCCTACCGGGATTACTCGCCAGTCTACATGCCAGCCCAATGGCGACGCTGGTGGGACTTCGGTGGCGGCACGCTCGGCGACATGGGCTGCCATTACATTGATTTGGTCTTCTGGGCACTCAAGCTGAAGTATCCCACGAAGGTCTCGGCTGAAGGCCCCGAGCCCGATGCCCACACGGCCCCCCTGGGACTTACCGTGAACTACGAGTTTCCCAAGACCGACGTCGCCCCGGCCATCACCATGAAGTGGCGCGACGGCAACCACGGCCCGAAAGAAATCAACGGGCACAAGGTTCCCGGCTCCGGCGTAATGTTCCACGGCGACAAGGGAATGATGCTGGCCACCTACGGCAACTTCACCCTGCTGCCTGAAGAAAACTTTAAGGACTGGAAAGCCCCTGAACAGAGCATCCCCAATTCCATCGGTCACTACGAGGAATGGATCAAGGCCTGCAAGGAAGGCACCCCCACGACCTGTAGCTTCGACTACAGCGGCCCCCTGACCGAAACGGTTCTATTGGGCAACATCGCCTACCGTAGCGGCGGACCGATCGAGTGGGACGCAGCTAGCCTGAAGGTCACCAACAACGACTCGGCAAACCAGTTCATTGAGCGGAAGTACCGCGAAGGGTGGCGGATCTAAGGTCCTAGGTCGCGAAAGCCAAAAAGCCCTAGGCAAAATGTCCAGGGCTTTTTTGGTTTCTTGAGTCAAAGAGTTTATGATTAGAGAAACTCTTCCAGAAGACCTCTCGCATCAATTCGACGTTCGTCGCCCAGGGTATCTCAGTGGATACGGATCAAGCCCCGGTTTGCTACCGATGTAATGTAACTGTGCCTCCCGCAGTCCATCAAGACACCGGCGGACTCTGCCGCAAATGCCAGAAGACGGTGCCAAAGCGTGTTGAGGTGGTGGATCTCGTCGCCTGCATGAAAGGGAAAGACAAGCGTTTTCGAGGCATCTACTTCGATAACTACTGCAAACGAAAGCCAACACTAGACGCCTTACCTGTTTTGCGAGAAGCGCTGCTTTCAGGCGATCATCACCTTGTCAAATGTGCTGCCGTCGCCATAGGCAAGATGAAGGAGAACGCCCGAGAGGCTGTTCCCGATCTACTCGCAGCCGCGGCATATGTCGACCATACCGGATTACCCCAGGCCTATCCGGAATGTCTCAACACGCTCATTTCTGTGGACAAATCATGCCCTGAAATCATACCTCTCATCAAACGATTCGATCACATCGATAATTGGAACCCGATATCTGCTTCCCTCAAAGCCCTGGCTGCCATTGGCAATGACGAAGCACTAGAGGCACTTCAAGACATACATGACCGATGGTCCCCTGAGTTCAACAAGACGCAGAAGCGAGTTGCCGACGAAATACTTGCTGAAGCGAAAGCACGAAGAAGTACTTAACGACTTTATCGGTAAGATCAATGAAGTTCCAGACGAGAACGCTCTCAGCCCTGGCATCACCAACCAGGGCTTTCGTATTCCTTGGATACTAATCAATAAACGGTGGATCCGCCGGATACACCGCCACTTCAATCGTGTGCCCATCCGGATCTTGAAAAAACGTCTGGTGCACGTTGCCGGCATTAACGCGCTGGATGAACTCGATGCCGTGCTCGTTGAGGATCTCGACCAGGTCGCTGTTGTCGTCCACGGCGAACGCGTAATGATTCGCGCGGGAGTTCGGGTTGTCGCCGTAATCTCCGAGGTGTTCCGTTTCCAGGATATGAATCTGAATGCCATATCCCACCAGCCAGGCCCCGGGGAAGTTGAACGGCGGGCGTTCGACTTCGCGAAACCCGAGAACGTCTCGGTAGAAGCCGCAAGCAACCCGGGCATCGCGAACGGCCAGGGCCAGGTGATTCAAGCTTTGGATGGGAATCGGACGGGGCATGGGGCAATCTCTCGGGAAGGACTGGTTGTGGTTCCGCTCTAACATAATGCAACCAAATGCCCTCTCGCCATGGGTACAGTTGCCACTGTCACCAAACGGTTGTTTAGCTGTCAGCGATTTCCACCAAACATCCGCCAACTTTGTTGCCTTGGAAGGCCTGTTGGGCATTCGCTTGCGGCGCGTCGGCGTTACAATCAAAGCTTGAACTCAATGTTTAACTTTGCGCAGAAGCTAACTGCCCGAGGCTTGTGCAATCAGCCTGGTAGGGGCGACCAACGGAAGCCCCGGAATTCGTAGCATTTCGGTTCGAAGTATCGTTAGATTCCGTGCGCAAACATCAATAGGTTGTTTTCATGAAAGCGCTCGTCAAGCGTCACGCAGAGAAGGGATTGTGGCTGGAAGACGTCCCGGAACCAGCCATCGGCATCAACGACGTTCTGATTAAGGTTCTCAAGACTGGCATCTGTGGGACCGA
This genomic interval carries:
- a CDS encoding Gfo/Idh/MocA family oxidoreductase, producing the protein MRKPALSRRSFLQTSAAAAMVAGTGFHQLASAAESNSANELLDIACIGVQNRASANVSGVSGQNLVALCDIDDNYLNKAAGQYSKHKSNKYNDFRVLLDKEKNIDAVVVSTPDHTHAPASMWAMQLGKHVYCEKPMTHTVHEAREMTNFSVKNKLATQLGTQIHAGDNYRRVVEAVQAGAIGNMQHVDVWVGKGWGGGTVPTDKPPVPNNVHWDLWLGPAAYRDYSPVYMPAQWRRWWDFGGGTLGDMGCHYIDLVFWALKLKYPTKVSAEGPEPDAHTAPLGLTVNYEFPKTDVAPAITMKWRDGNHGPKEINGHKVPGSGVMFHGDKGMMLATYGNFTLLPEENFKDWKAPEQSIPNSIGHYEEWIKACKEGTPTTCSFDYSGPLTETVLLGNIAYRSGGPIEWDAASLKVTNNDSANQFIERKYREGWRI
- a CDS encoding VOC family protein — protein: MPRPIPIQSLNHLALAVRDARVACGFYRDVLGFREVERPPFNFPGAWLVGYGIQIHILETEHLGDYGDNPNSRANHYAFAVDDNSDLVEILNEHGIEFIQRVNAGNVHQTFFQDPDGHTIEVAVYPADPPFID